From Lolium perenne isolate Kyuss_39 chromosome 5, Kyuss_2.0, whole genome shotgun sequence, a single genomic window includes:
- the LOC127319608 gene encoding GDP-mannose 3,5-epimerase 2-like, with product MALNDKHTYAELEKELYWPAEKLRISITGAGGFIASHLAKRLKSEGHYIIASDWKKNEHMDEDMFCHEFHLADLRVMDNCLKVTTGVDHVFNLAADMGGMGFIQSNHSVIMYNNTMISFNMLEAGRINGVKRFFYASSACIYPEFKQLETVVSLKEADAWPAEPQDAYGLEKLATEELCKHYTKDFDIECRVGRFHNIYGPYGTWKGGREKAPAAFCRKALTSTDRFEMWGDGLQTRSFTFIDECVEGVLRLTKSDFCEPVNIGSDEMVSMNEMAEIILGFEDKQLPIHHIPGPEGVRGRNSDNTLIKEKLGWAPTMRLKDGLRITYFWIKEQIEKEKSEGKDMAAYGTSMVVGTQAPVQLGSLRAADGKE from the exons ATGGCGCTCAACGACAAGCACACATACGCGGAGTTGGAGAAGGAGCTGTACTGGCCAGCTGAGAAGCTGCGGATCTCCATTACAGGAGCTGGCGGTTTCATCGCCTCCCACCTTGCCAAGCGCCTGAAGAGCGAGGGGCACTACATCATTGCCTCTGACTGGAAGAAGAATGAGCACATGGACGAGGATATGTTCTGCCATGAGTTTCACCTTGCTGATCTCAGGGTCATGGACAACTGCCTCAAGGTGACCACTGGGGTTGACCATGTTTTCAACCTAGCGGCTGATATGGGAGGGATGGGCTTCATCCAGTCCAACCACTCTGTCATCATGTACAACAACACTATGATCAGCTTTAACATGCTTGAGGCTGGTAGAATCAATGGTGTCAAAAG GTTCTTTTATGCCTCGAGTGCTTGTATCTACCCTGAATTTAAGCAGCTGGAAACTGTTGTTAGCTTGAAGGAGGCAGATGCTTGGCCCGCAGAG CCTCAAGATGCTTATGGTTTGGAGAAACTTGCGACGGAGGAACTGTGCAAGCACTACACAAAGGACTTCGACATAGAGTGCCGAGTTGGTCGCTTTCACAATATTTATGGCCCATATGGAACATGGAAGG GTGGAAGGGAGAAGGCACCTGCTGCTTTCTGCAGAAAGGCTCTAACCTCCACTGACCGCTTTGAGATGTGGGGAGATGGTCTGCAGACTAGATCCTTCACATTCATTGATGAATGTGTGGAGGGTGTCCTCAG GCTAACGAAGTCTGATTTCTGTGAGCCTGTGAACATCGGGAGTGACGAAATGGTGAGCATGAACGAGATGGCTGAGATTATCCTTGGCTTCGAGGACAAGCAGCTGCCCATCCACCACATCCCTGGCCCCGAGGGTGTCCGCGGCCGTAACTCTGACAACACACTCATCAAGGAGAAGCTTGGCTGGGCTCCAACCATGAGGCTGAAG GACGGGTTGAGGATAACATACTTCTGGATCAAGGAGCAGATTGAAAAAGAAAAGTCTGAAGGCAAAGACATGGCGGCCTACGGAACATCCATGGTCGTTGGCACCCAGGCGCCGGTCCAGCTTGGATCCCTCCGCGCTGCAGATGGCAAGGAGTAA